The Vitis vinifera cultivar Pinot Noir 40024 chromosome 8, ASM3070453v1 genome segment AGAGCTGCTATGGGTTTTGCTCTGCGGCACAGTCCTACCATGGCTGTTGGATCGTTTTCCTCTTGTAAGATGAAGCAGGGGCTGCTGGGCCTAACCCTCCTTTTCAAGGCCCTAGTCCAGCCCATTCAATTATTGGGTTTCTAGCTCAGCCCATCTTAATTTTAACCGTTTTTGCAGTTTCAGATTATTGTAACGATCGCTCTCCCGTGGGGCCGAAGGAGAGAGCGACGATGGGTTGCTTGGCAAAGTCAGAGATGGGGACCGTGGCGGCAAGGCCAGGGACGATATGGCGTTAGTCCGTGGGTGTGGTCGGATGGGATTGTGGCTGTGGGAAagagggaaaatgggtatggAAATATGATGAGGGAGTgatgaagagatgaaagaagAGAGTGTTGGCAAGGGAAAAGGTGAGCCCCGGTGGTGAGATGTTCAGTTGCAGAGGAGGTGGTGTTGCGTTCATCAAAGGCAAAAACGGAAATAATTATAAATCACACTGTTTCTGGGCTGCTAGGGGGATTAATTATGTTATTGGGCTCTTGGCTCAGACTCTGCAGAACTTGGCCACCAATTTCAATTCTTTGGAAATTGGGCTCGAAAATTTTCCCTATCTTCTttattcatctttttataaaaagtcaTAATTATTTCcaagttattaaaatataaataatagaaaagcCATAAGCATTTTgaagttattaaaatataaataagataatgagttataaatattaaaaatatttcctataatcagttaaatatatttaaaaaggtcattcaagaataatttaataaattgtttttaatatttttaatatttaataaattttattatttaagtattaaaaataataaaaactctcTCAAAATCATTATTTACTCATGGGAATAATTGACAAGGTTAATTGGAGAAAGATATTGCATAATAGGTTTACGATGTCAGCCACAGAAAAAGCCACGAAACGTGCAGACCTGTGGTCATCACAAACGGTGGGTCTCAAAAATCAGATAAGGCGAAGATAAGGCCGACGCTCCCACACCCCTCAGATGGATACGCTCCTCCAATCCAACGGCCACCAAGCCTCACCCTGGATATACCACAAAGCCTTCACCAAACCAAATATATCCCCAGTCGAATCCTCACACCACCACAATTCCATTCTCACTCTCTCCAACATCTCCACACCCGCCACTCCTTACACAACAGCCATGGCAACCACCACtgccgccgccgccgccgctACGTCCTCATTCATGGGAACACGCCTTCCCGACGTCCACTCAAACACCGGCCGCGTCCAAGCCCGATTCGGGTTCGGTCGTAAGAAAGCGCCCGCAAAGAAGGCCGCGAAGCGGGTGTCCGATCGCCCGCTATGGTTCCCGGGAGCCGTAGCTCCAGAGTGGCTGGATGGGACCTTGGTTGGGGACTACGGATTTGACCCCTTCGGTTTGGGCAAGCCCGCCGAGTACTTGCAGTACGATTACGACTCCTTGGACCAGAACTTGGCCAAGAACATCGCCGGAGACGTCATCGGAACCAGGTTCGAGGGCGGCGAGGTGAAGTCGACCCCGTTCCAGCCTTACACCGAGGTTTTTGGGCTGCAGCGGTTCCGTGAGTGCGAGCTCATTCATGGGAGGTGGGCCATGTTGGCCACACTCGGTGCTCTCGCCGTGGAGTCACTCACCGGAGTCACATGGCAAGATGCCGGAAAGGTATGTACATAGTTGCGATACAGGATGTGTGGTTTTTTGGGTGGATCCTATTACTAATAATAAGGTTTGGTTGATTGATAATTCAGGTGGAGCTGATCGAAGGATCATCGTATCTAGGGCAACCACTTCCATTCTCCATGACCACATTGATCTGGATTGAAGTTCTGGTGATTGGGTACATTGAGTTCCAGAGGAATGCAGAGCTGGACCCAGAAAAGAGGCTGTACCCAGGTGGAAAGTTCTTCGACCCATTGGGATTGGCAGCTGACCCGGAGAAGAAGGCGGTCCTCCAACTGGCGGAGATCAAGCACGCTCGCCTTGCCATGATTGGTTTCCTGGGATTCGCCGTCCAGGCAGCCGTCACCGGAAAAGGCCCTCTCAACAACTGGGCCACCCATTTGAGCGACCCACTTCACACAACCATTATCGACAACGTTTTCTACTCTTAAGCTCTCCCAGTATTTCTCCCTTGTGCCAATATTTTATAATAGCTGAGATGTCGTGAGGTATCTGTATTTGCCATCTTGTAAAGAACGTAACATTCACCCTTAAGCACAACGCTATTGCCCTCTATTATCAATTTGCCTTCTACTAAATGGCCCAATGCCAGGCTTGCTGTAGCatagatgaaatttgaaaacaccaactaaaattaaaatttcaatattaacaaCTTACAATTAACAATCTTGGTCCAAATATTGAGATCCCTTGCATAATTATGGATAACACAACTAATGTGATCCACTAAACCTGAATTAAGATTTTCGATTCAGTGCTTAACAAATgcaactgttttttttttttatatatatataatattcttattatttGTTGCAATTAATGTTTGACAACTTATCATTAGGTTATATTATACTGTCTGTATAAATGTTTAAAGTCAATTCAGTGTACGATCATTTAGTATGTAATGCTTGATGTTTAGTGTCTACCGGGATTTACTAAACTTGATCACAATATAATGCaaataaaaacagaaacaaTGCAATatgttttggaaagataaactCACTAAATAACAACAGTATGTGTTAGAAATCCGACTTATCCTTTTTCTAACAGACTGAGGGCAAAGACTAGGAAATATACGGGCACGCAGAATTTGGGGGGAGacagaagaaaggaaaaaaaaaaaaaaaaaaacagaaacaaagACAGGTAGACCATAGAGAGCAGAGTGAAAATACGCGTACAAGATCGCAGCGCTGCTCACTCCACATGGAAAggtctagagagagagagagaaagagaaagagagaaagctTAGGAAAGTTGGATCGAAATTGGGGAGATTTTTCTGGGGTTTGGGGAGGTTCGCTACTACCACCCATTTTAGGGTTTCAGATATTAAGACGGTTTTTTGGAAGGAAGACTTGCGTTACGTTTTGAGTAGACTCCTGTTGTTAGGATGACCTCTCAAAACTttagaataataattaaaaaa includes the following:
- the LOC100266604 gene encoding chlorophyll a-b binding protein CP29.1, chloroplastic — protein: MDTLLQSNGHQASPWIYHKAFTKPNISPVESSHHHNSILTLSNISTPATPYTTAMATTTAAAAAATSSFMGTRLPDVHSNTGRVQARFGFGRKKAPAKKAAKRVSDRPLWFPGAVAPEWLDGTLVGDYGFDPFGLGKPAEYLQYDYDSLDQNLAKNIAGDVIGTRFEGGEVKSTPFQPYTEVFGLQRFRECELIHGRWAMLATLGALAVESLTGVTWQDAGKVELIEGSSYLGQPLPFSMTTLIWIEVLVIGYIEFQRNAELDPEKRLYPGGKFFDPLGLAADPEKKAVLQLAEIKHARLAMIGFLGFAVQAAVTGKGPLNNWATHLSDPLHTTIIDNVFYS